The proteins below come from a single Synergistes jonesii genomic window:
- a CDS encoding aminotransferase → MKIAAFKVEEWMNQNETKAKYNIAETCVDSVTLDELFRLAGRDRRAFFDDFSQRRLTYGEIFGAAALKGEIAKLYASISPDDVVTTHGASGANHLALYSLVEPGDAVISVMPTYQQLYSIPESYGAQLRVLKLKREENFQPDLERLRSLVNKRTKLICINNPNNPTGALMPEETLRAIVEIARSADAYVLCDEVYRFLTQEELYQPSIADLYEKGISIGSVSKVFSLAGLRLGWIATRSAEAMHEVLLHRDYDTISCGVIDEALATVALQAKEALLARNKRIVRENLALLDEWVAKERRFSYVKPQCGTTALLYCEADIPSEEFCSRLLAETGAFLTPGSCFDEEHCFRIGYACNKAELEAGLAKLSEFTKKL, encoded by the coding sequence ATGAAGATAGCGGCGTTCAAAGTTGAAGAGTGGATGAATCAAAACGAGACGAAAGCGAAATATAACATCGCCGAGACCTGCGTCGACTCGGTGACGCTCGACGAGCTCTTCCGCCTGGCCGGGCGCGACAGGAGGGCGTTTTTCGACGATTTCTCCCAGCGCCGCCTGACATACGGCGAGATATTCGGCGCCGCGGCTCTGAAGGGGGAGATAGCGAAGCTTTACGCTTCCATATCGCCGGACGACGTCGTCACGACACACGGCGCTTCGGGGGCGAACCACCTCGCGCTGTATTCCCTCGTCGAGCCGGGCGACGCGGTAATCTCAGTTATGCCGACCTATCAGCAGCTGTATTCGATTCCCGAGTCCTACGGCGCGCAGCTGCGCGTGCTGAAGCTGAAGAGGGAGGAAAATTTCCAGCCGGATCTCGAACGCCTGCGCTCGCTCGTCAATAAGAGGACGAAGCTCATATGCATCAACAATCCGAACAACCCGACCGGCGCGCTGATGCCCGAAGAGACGCTGCGCGCGATAGTCGAGATCGCCCGTTCGGCGGACGCCTACGTCCTGTGCGACGAAGTCTACAGATTCCTTACTCAGGAGGAGCTCTATCAGCCTTCGATAGCGGACCTTTACGAAAAGGGGATCTCGATCGGCAGCGTGTCGAAGGTCTTCTCGCTCGCGGGGCTGCGCCTCGGCTGGATAGCGACGAGAAGCGCCGAAGCGATGCACGAAGTTCTGCTGCACCGCGACTACGACACGATAAGCTGCGGCGTGATAGATGAAGCGCTCGCCACGGTCGCGCTGCAGGCGAAGGAGGCTTTATTAGCGCGCAATAAGAGGATCGTGCGCGAAAATCTCGCGCTGCTCGACGAATGGGTCGCCAAGGAGCGGCGCTTCTCCTATGTGAAGCCTCAATGCGGCACGACGGCTCTGCTCTACTGCGAAGCCGACATTCCCTCCGAGGAATTCTGCTCGCGCCTCCTCGCCGAGACGGGCGCCTTCCTGACGCCCGGCTCGTGCTTCGACGAGGAGCACTGCTTCCGCATCGGCTACGCCTGCAATAAAGCGGAACTCGAAGCGGGGCTCGCCAAGCTCAGCGAATTCACTAAAAAGCTTTAG